Proteins encoded together in one Vigna angularis cultivar LongXiaoDou No.4 chromosome 5, ASM1680809v1, whole genome shotgun sequence window:
- the LOC108340771 gene encoding fatty acyl-CoA reductase 3-like has product MELGSILHFLQDKTILITGATGFLAKVLLEKILRVQPNVKKLYLLLRAADAKSATHRLHSEIIAKDLFRILKEKVGVHFNSFISKKLTLVPGDISREDLGIEDTILREEIYDQTDVIINLAATTNFDERYDISLGLNTFGVKYVINFAKKCAKLEVLVHVSTAYVCGEGGEEGLILEKPYHLGDSLNGVSGLDINAEDKVVREKLTELRQLGATEKEIKEVMKDLGISRAKLYGWPNTYVFTKAMGEMLVEQLKGNLSVVIIRPTIVTSTLKEPFPGWAEGVRTIDSLAVAYGKGKLTCFLGDLKAIIDAIPADMVVNAILVAMVAHANRPSDDVIYNIGSSVRKPLRYSNLQDYGLRYFTAKPWINKDGRPVKVGKVTVLDNMDSFRRYMFIRYLVVLKGLELANTAFCQYFQGTYLNLNRKIQIVMRLVDLYKPYLFFRAAFDDMNTEKLRMAAREGGVERDLFYFDPEVIDWDDYFLNIHLPGVVKYIFK; this is encoded by the exons ATGGAGTTGGGAAGCATACTGCACTTTCTTCAAGACAAGACCATTTTGATCACTGGAGCCACTGGTTTTCTTGCCAAAG TTTTATTGGAGAAGATATTGAGGGTCCAACCAAATGTTAAGAAGCTCTACCTTCTCTTAAGAGCTGCAGACGCCAAATCTGCAACTCATCGCTTGCACAGTGAG ATCATAGCGAAGGATTTGTTTAGGATATTAAAGGAAAAAGTGGGTGTACATTTTAACTCTTTCATCTCGAAAAAGTTGACTCTGGTGCCTGGGGACATTTCTCGTGAAGATTTAGGAATTGAAGATACCATTCTAAGGGAAGAGATTTATGATCAAACAGATGTCATCATAAATTTAGCTGCAACAACTAACTTTGATGAAAG GTATGATATATCTTTGGGTCTAAATACCTTTGGAGTTAAGTATGTGATCAACTTCGCCAAAAAGTGTGCTAAACTCGAGGTTCTTGTGCATGTATCAACAG CCTATGTATGCGGTGAGGGAGGAGAAGAAGGGCTCATATTAGAGAAACCTTATCATTTGGGTGATTCTCTGAATGGAGTTTCTGGATTAGACATCAATGCAGAAGACAAGGTGGTTCGTGAAAAACTGACCGAGTTACGACAACTGGGGGCCACAGAAAAGGAAATTAAAGAGGTTATGAAGGACTTGGGTATTAGCAG GGCAAAGTTGTATGGATGGCCAAACACATACGTATTCACGAAAGCCATGGGAGAGATGCTTGTGGAGCAACTAAAAGGAAACTTATCCGTTGTGATCATTCGTCCTACTATTGTTACCAGCACACTCAAAGAACCTTTCCCTGGTTGGGCAGAAGGTGTAAG AACCATTGACAGTTTAGCAGTAGCCTATGGGAAAGGAAAATTAACATGCTTCCTTGGAGATCTCAAAGCAATTATTGATGCG ATACCAGCTGACATGGTGGTGAATGCAATACTTGTGGCTATGGTGGCTCATGCAAATCGTCCCAGTGATGAcgttatatataatattggttcTTCTGTTAGAAAACCACTGAGATACAGCAATCTTCAAGACTATGGCTTGAGATATTTCACAGCAAAACCATGGATAAACAAGGATGGAAGGCCAGTTAAGGTTGGCAAAGTTACAGTATTGGACAACATGGACAGCTTCAGAAGATATATGTTCATCCGCTACCTCGTTGTGCTGAAG GGACTTGAGCTAGCCAATACTGCATTTTGCCAGTATTTCCAAGGAACATATCTTAATCTCAATAGGAAGATCCAGATCGTGATGCGGTTGGTGGACCTTTACAAGCCCTACTTGTTCTTCAGAGCTGC GTTTGATGATATGAACACAGAGAAGTTGCGAATGGCAGCAAGAGAAGGAGGAGTGGAGAGAGATTTGTTTTACTTTGATCCAGAAGTGATAGATTGGGATGATTACTTTTTGAACATCCACCTTCCTGGTGTTGTGAAGTACATTTTCAAGTGA